From Rubrivirga sp. SAORIC476, a single genomic window includes:
- a CDS encoding ChaN family lipoprotein, whose product MIELCTAALLYAASAGAPGAAPFTVFDAQGAQVELATLCNAMDDADVVFLGELHNDSTAHAIQLELLAWADAATRSTDRPLVLGLEMVETDAQTVLDEYLAGLVRERDWLAASRPWTNYETDYRPLVEFAREHGAAVVGTNAPGRYVSLVSRRGGVAVLDSLSASARAWLPPSSAPPSDPLAAKFMDLMGGMPHGAGPTVEGMLAGQNLRDATMAWQIAQSLADHPGALVIHVNGSFHSEGGLGIPEHLARLAPEARVLVVTMAPDAKPGSLGDDFVIRTAP is encoded by the coding sequence ATGATCGAACTCTGCACCGCCGCGCTGCTCTACGCCGCCTCTGCCGGAGCGCCGGGCGCCGCCCCGTTCACCGTCTTCGACGCGCAGGGCGCGCAGGTGGAGCTGGCGACCCTCTGCAACGCCATGGACGACGCCGACGTCGTCTTCCTGGGTGAACTGCACAACGACTCGACGGCGCACGCCATCCAGCTCGAACTGCTCGCGTGGGCAGACGCGGCCACCCGGAGCACCGACCGGCCACTGGTGCTTGGCCTGGAGATGGTCGAGACCGACGCACAGACGGTGCTGGACGAATACCTCGCCGGGCTCGTCCGGGAGCGCGACTGGCTGGCCGCGAGCCGCCCGTGGACCAACTACGAGACCGACTACCGCCCCCTGGTCGAGTTCGCCCGCGAGCACGGCGCCGCGGTCGTCGGCACGAACGCGCCGGGGCGCTACGTGAGCCTGGTCTCGCGGCGCGGCGGCGTGGCCGTGCTCGACAGCCTGAGCGCGTCCGCCCGCGCATGGCTGCCTCCGTCCTCGGCTCCCCCGTCCGACCCGCTAGCGGCCAAGTTTATGGACCTGATGGGCGGGATGCCGCACGGCGCGGGCCCGACCGTGGAGGGCATGCTGGCCGGGCAGAACCTGCGCGACGCCACGATGGCGTGGCAGATCGCCCAGTCGCTGGCCGACCATCCCGGCGCCTTGGTGATCCACGTCAACGGGAGCTTCCACAGCGAGGGCGGGCTCGGCATTCCCGAGCACCTCGCCCGCCTCGCGCCCGAGGCGCGAGTCCTCGTCGTCACGATGGCGCCCGACGCCAAGCCCGGCTCCCTCGGCGACGACTTCGTGATCCGTACCGCCCCGTAG